A stretch of the Polyangiaceae bacterium genome encodes the following:
- a CDS encoding CBS domain-containing protein, with the protein MKARDLMTHHVRTCRVGDTLAEAARIMWEGDLGDLPVVDEEGRVVAMITDRDICMAAYTQGVPLVASSVSSAMSKRLVSCSPHASLHEIEQKMLSAQVRRIPVIDELGLLVGIVTLGDIARHTQSGSLLERFGAAGVTKTLSAVSERRPN; encoded by the coding sequence ATGAAGGCACGAGACCTGATGACCCACCACGTCCGCACTTGCCGCGTCGGCGACACCCTGGCGGAGGCCGCGCGAATCATGTGGGAGGGAGACCTGGGGGACCTGCCGGTGGTGGACGAGGAAGGGCGAGTCGTCGCGATGATCACCGATCGTGACATCTGCATGGCCGCGTACACCCAGGGGGTGCCCCTCGTAGCGTCCAGCGTCTCGAGCGCGATGAGCAAGCGCCTGGTCTCGTGCTCGCCGCACGCCTCGCTCCACGAGATCGAGCAGAAGATGCTGAGCGCCCAGGTGCGCCGCATCCCGGTCATCGACGAGCTCGGTCTGCTGGTCGGCATCGTCACCCTCGGCGACATCGCGCGCCACACCCAGTCGGGGAGCTTGCTCGAGCGCTTCGGCGCGGCCGGCGTCACCAAGACGCTCTCGGCGGTGAGCGAGCGCCGGCCGAACTAG
- a CDS encoding 6-phosphofructokinase yields MTLAPSAIRRAGIVFAGGPAPGANAVIAAATMAFRRNGREVLGFMNGYASLSEYDPAERPLADGTDYFLFQDHHLRGLRNARGILVGTSRANPGKAVRSRADLADPVKTAPLDRVYRGLTDLGVDALVSIGGDDTLKTANLLYEYQRQLPAEAKKVRVVHVPKTIDNDYRGIDFTFGFFTAVDLMGKELLNLRADAMATKGYFIVETMGRKTGWLAYGVAIAGEAHMVVGVEDIEGELAVEEEVRDATGAVKKEVRLSLDALCDRIVDLILTRERRGKHYGTIVLAEGLAEVLPQSFLSGIPRDDHGHISLGRVDIGKLIAELAAKRFRERTGRDKKLTGVQLGYESRCAAPHAFDVMLGSQLGLGAYRALVDRELDGHMVSVTGQLDLQFVPFGELVDPETLHTGVRYLRTGSDFHKLARQLETRIEKAQARG; encoded by the coding sequence ATGACGCTCGCCCCCTCAGCCATTCGTCGCGCCGGGATCGTGTTCGCCGGAGGCCCGGCGCCCGGCGCCAACGCCGTGATCGCGGCGGCGACCATGGCCTTCCGCCGCAACGGTCGCGAAGTGCTCGGGTTCATGAACGGCTACGCCAGCCTGTCGGAGTACGACCCGGCCGAGCGCCCGCTCGCGGACGGCACGGACTACTTCCTGTTCCAGGACCACCACTTGCGCGGGCTCCGGAACGCCCGCGGCATCCTGGTCGGGACCTCCCGGGCGAACCCCGGCAAGGCCGTGCGCTCGCGCGCCGACCTGGCCGATCCGGTGAAGACGGCCCCTCTCGACCGCGTCTACCGCGGGCTCACGGATCTGGGCGTGGACGCCCTCGTCTCCATCGGCGGCGACGACACGCTAAAGACCGCCAACCTGCTCTACGAGTACCAGCGCCAGCTGCCGGCGGAGGCGAAGAAGGTCCGCGTGGTCCACGTGCCCAAGACCATCGACAACGACTACCGGGGCATCGACTTCACTTTCGGGTTCTTCACCGCGGTGGATTTGATGGGCAAGGAGCTGCTCAACCTGCGCGCCGACGCGATGGCGACCAAGGGTTACTTCATCGTCGAGACGATGGGACGCAAGACCGGTTGGCTCGCCTACGGCGTCGCCATCGCCGGCGAGGCGCACATGGTCGTCGGCGTGGAGGACATCGAGGGTGAGCTGGCGGTCGAAGAAGAAGTCCGCGACGCCACCGGCGCGGTGAAGAAGGAGGTGCGACTGTCCCTGGACGCGCTCTGCGATCGCATCGTGGATCTGATCCTGACCCGCGAGCGCCGCGGCAAGCACTACGGGACAATCGTCCTGGCGGAAGGGCTGGCCGAGGTGTTGCCGCAGTCGTTCCTGAGCGGCATCCCGCGGGACGACCACGGTCACATCTCGCTCGGCCGCGTGGACATCGGCAAGCTGATCGCCGAGCTCGCGGCCAAGCGCTTCCGCGAGCGCACCGGCCGCGACAAGAAGCTGACCGGCGTCCAGCTCGGCTACGAGTCGCGCTGCGCGGCGCCGCACGCCTTCGACGTGATGCTCGGCAGCCAGCTCGGGCTCGGCGCCTATCGCGCGCTGGTCGATCGCGAGCTGGACGGACACATGGTCAGCGTGACCGGACAGCTCGACCTGCAGTTCGTGCCCTTCGGCGAGCTCGTGGATCCCGAGACGCTGCACACCGGCGTGCGCTATCTGCGCACCGGCAGCGACTTCCACAAGCTGGCGCGCCAGCTCGAGACGAGGATCGAGAAGGCTCAAGCCCGCGGGTAG
- the pheA gene encoding prephenate dehydratase encodes MRLAHLGPPGTFGESAASAWAPDAEYVAVASHAAVALAVTSGGADAGVLAIENSIEGSVSETLDLLIHDTDLCIAGEVVVPVEHCLIARPGTRRDELTVVYSHPQALAQCRKYLARVLPAARLEATLSTVAGVERALGETGAAGIGAERAASRLGGEILERSIQDRAGNVTRFVVVAERDAPRSGRDKTSLAFKTAHDRPGTLVEVLSELASRGVNLTKIESRPSRDALGIYVFLVDLEGHREDPLVAEAIQRVREKASWLKVFGSYPRA; translated from the coding sequence ATGCGGCTCGCGCACCTCGGCCCGCCGGGAACGTTCGGCGAGAGCGCGGCCTCGGCCTGGGCGCCGGACGCCGAGTACGTGGCGGTCGCCAGCCACGCTGCCGTGGCCCTTGCAGTGACGAGCGGCGGGGCCGACGCCGGCGTGCTGGCCATCGAGAACAGCATCGAGGGTTCGGTCAGCGAGACGCTGGATCTCTTGATCCACGACACGGACCTCTGCATCGCGGGCGAGGTCGTCGTGCCGGTGGAGCACTGCTTGATCGCGCGGCCGGGCACGCGACGCGACGAGCTGACGGTGGTCTACTCGCACCCGCAAGCCTTGGCGCAGTGCCGCAAGTACTTGGCGCGGGTGCTCCCGGCTGCCCGGCTGGAGGCCACGCTGTCCACCGTGGCCGGCGTGGAGCGCGCCCTCGGCGAGACGGGGGCGGCCGGCATCGGCGCGGAGCGCGCCGCCTCGCGCCTGGGCGGTGAGATCCTGGAGCGCTCGATCCAGGACCGCGCCGGCAACGTCACGCGCTTCGTGGTCGTGGCGGAACGCGACGCCCCGCGGAGCGGCCGTGACAAGACCAGCCTCGCGTTCAAGACGGCGCACGACCGGCCCGGGACCTTGGTCGAGGTGCTGAGTGAGCTGGCGTCCCGGGGCGTGAACCTGACGAAGATCGAGTCGCGCCCCTCCCGCGACGCGCTGGGCATCTACGTCTTCCTGGTGGATCTCGAGGGCCACCGCGAAGATCCGCTGGTGGCGGAGGCCATCCAACGCGTGCGCGAGAAGGCCAGCTGGCTGAAGGTGTTCGGGTCCTACCCGCGGGCTTGA
- a CDS encoding ferritin-like domain-containing protein, translating into MRLRTHLPAVSAAFLLALGLPGCGSTESDGGGKSYPCTNPTPLITGQDTGYERCESGFTHRASVVECPSSVPRPAYSCAPAGGGGCSTDADCAADPLGYCDAPPMGTCQCQTGCRTDQDCGQGQICVCGDPIGRCVTASCKSDADCGGGKLCTSYDSEPSCGPIVYACQTGADQCGGDADCEPGKSCSMSGGRRVCVSAGCAIGRPFLVAGTERLADPAARADWCAALELDCSGLDAGSRARLAERWTEIGLMEHASVAAFARFTLQLLALGAPPELVTLAQRALGDETEHARICFALASAHAGRPVGPGPLAIDGALDLDHGLEQVLRLTVREGCIGETVAAVEAEEAAEYAVEPRLRSILRGIARDERRHAELAWRFAQWALAKAGGALDHVLEEELALALDGARQVRPPAEPRAARLRAHGVLDEPLRAELRRRVLGEVIEPCALALTRVEQQKAA; encoded by the coding sequence ATGCGCCTCAGAACCCATCTGCCCGCGGTGAGCGCCGCGTTCCTGCTCGCCCTCGGACTCCCAGGCTGCGGCTCCACGGAGAGCGACGGCGGCGGCAAGAGCTACCCCTGCACCAACCCGACCCCGCTCATCACCGGCCAGGACACCGGCTACGAGCGCTGCGAGTCGGGCTTCACTCACCGCGCCAGCGTCGTGGAGTGCCCGAGCAGCGTGCCGCGGCCCGCGTACAGCTGCGCGCCGGCAGGTGGAGGCGGCTGTAGCACGGACGCCGACTGCGCCGCGGATCCGCTGGGTTACTGCGACGCGCCACCCATGGGTACTTGCCAGTGCCAGACGGGCTGTCGCACCGATCAGGACTGCGGCCAAGGGCAGATCTGCGTGTGTGGCGATCCCATCGGACGCTGCGTGACCGCGAGCTGCAAGTCCGACGCGGACTGCGGCGGCGGCAAGCTGTGCACCTCTTACGACTCGGAGCCGAGCTGCGGCCCCATCGTCTATGCCTGCCAGACCGGCGCGGATCAGTGCGGCGGCGACGCGGACTGCGAGCCGGGCAAGTCTTGCTCCATGTCCGGCGGGCGCCGCGTGTGCGTCTCGGCAGGCTGCGCCATCGGCCGCCCGTTCCTGGTGGCGGGCACCGAGCGCCTGGCGGACCCGGCGGCCCGCGCCGACTGGTGCGCGGCGCTCGAGCTGGACTGCTCGGGTCTCGACGCCGGCTCGCGCGCACGGCTCGCAGAGCGCTGGACGGAGATCGGCCTGATGGAGCACGCTTCGGTAGCGGCGTTCGCCCGCTTCACGCTTCAGCTGCTCGCCCTGGGGGCGCCGCCGGAGCTGGTGACGCTGGCGCAGCGCGCGCTGGGCGACGAGACCGAGCACGCGCGGATCTGCTTCGCGCTGGCCAGCGCTCACGCCGGACGCCCCGTCGGTCCCGGCCCGCTCGCCATCGACGGCGCGCTCGACCTGGACCACGGGCTCGAGCAGGTGCTGCGGCTGACGGTGCGAGAGGGCTGCATCGGCGAGACGGTCGCGGCCGTGGAGGCGGAAGAAGCGGCAGAATACGCGGTGGAACCGCGGCTCCGGAGCATCCTCCGCGGCATCGCGCGTGACGAGCGGCGCCACGCCGAGCTGGCCTGGCGCTTCGCGCAGTGGGCGCTCGCCAAGGCCGGTGGCGCGCTCGACCACGTGCTCGAAGAGGAGCTCGCGCTCGCGCTCGACGGGGCGCGCCAGGTGCGGCCGCCCGCAGAGCCCCGCGCAGCCCGACTGCGCGCGCACGGCGTGCTCGACGAGCCGCTCCGGGCGGAGCTCCGCCGGCGCGTGCTGGGCGAGGTGATCGAGCCCTGCGCCCTGGCGCTCACGCGCGTCGAGCAGCAGAAGGCCGCCTGA
- a CDS encoding insulinase family protein: MKRLCSATLTLSLALACGSPPPASAPTPAPSAAASTAPAALDELDRPLPLDARVTRGKLDNGLTYYILPHQKPEKRAQIWLAVNAGSVLEDEDQRGLAHFVEHMGFNGTKRFPKQQLVDFLEKIGVRFGADLNAYTSFDETVYTLQVPTDDGEVLNRSLSVLRDWADGIAFEPAEVEKERGVVLEEWRLGRGARMRLFDKQAPVLFHGSKYADRLAIGKREVIEKASRDTLVRFYRDWYRPDLMAVIAVGDFEPAAVEARIKSEFASLKAPGKPRPRPKVTLPAHEKTLVSIETDPEMPNTTVALVSKLPHRPEASARDYRRTVAEQLVGSMLNARLDEIRRKPDAPFLSAVSSTSGLTRTADSFRQSASVKEDGVLAGMGALIEETLRVERHGFTKTELERAKSQLLRGFQQAAKERAKRDGSELAAEIVRHFFEDEAMPGREAELALVERFLPELGLEELNALVKSLSGGSRVLVVTGPAKMNKPSADQLLALHREVAGRKIEAYVDAGPGVPLMKGRPTPGSVVKTSSIPEIGVTEWRLSNGVRVIVKPTDFSNDQVRVSAFSPGGHSLVKDADWNAARFADIVIGQGGLGPFDAVQLRKALAGKLVSVSASIGELEEGLSGRAAPADLETLFQMMHLAFVAPRRDPEAFAAWRVRESESVKNRRLSPEGTFFEEMAVFASQNHPRRRPTTPEVVEKIDLDKALAVYKDRFADASDFTFVFVGNVELEKLQPLVEAYLGSLPDKKRKETWRDPKVAMPAGVKTKSVKKGSEPKAMVTLTFHGTEKWSRDTENDMRMLGEVLRLRLRQVLREDMGGVYGVQVGGGITRRPRQEYRFGVTFGCSPENVEKLKQAVFDEIAAIQKDGTTDDYIAKIKEARRRAHETELKDNGYWLRELERAYAFGDDPRLIPDITPMLEKVSSDRVRAAAKKYISTKQYVLGVLTPEG, translated from the coding sequence ATGAAGCGCCTGTGCTCTGCCACGCTGACTCTCTCGCTCGCCTTGGCCTGCGGCTCGCCGCCTCCGGCGAGCGCGCCTACGCCGGCGCCGAGCGCCGCCGCGAGCACCGCCCCGGCAGCGCTCGACGAGCTCGACCGGCCGTTGCCGCTCGACGCGCGGGTCACCAGGGGCAAGCTCGACAACGGGCTCACTTATTACATCTTGCCGCACCAGAAGCCGGAGAAGCGCGCCCAGATCTGGCTGGCGGTCAACGCCGGCTCGGTGCTCGAAGACGAGGACCAGCGCGGGCTCGCGCACTTCGTCGAGCACATGGGCTTCAACGGCACCAAGCGCTTCCCCAAGCAGCAGCTGGTGGACTTCCTGGAGAAGATCGGCGTGCGCTTCGGCGCCGACCTGAACGCCTACACTTCTTTCGACGAGACGGTGTACACGCTGCAAGTCCCGACCGACGACGGTGAGGTGCTGAACCGTTCGCTGAGCGTGCTGCGCGACTGGGCCGACGGCATCGCCTTCGAGCCCGCTGAGGTCGAGAAGGAGCGGGGCGTGGTGCTGGAAGAGTGGCGCTTGGGGCGCGGAGCCCGCATGCGCCTGTTCGACAAGCAGGCGCCGGTGCTGTTTCACGGCTCGAAGTACGCGGACCGGCTCGCCATCGGGAAGCGCGAGGTGATCGAGAAGGCCTCGCGCGACACGCTGGTGCGCTTCTACCGCGACTGGTACCGCCCGGATCTGATGGCCGTGATCGCCGTCGGCGACTTCGAGCCCGCCGCGGTGGAGGCGCGCATCAAGAGCGAGTTCGCCTCGCTGAAGGCGCCGGGCAAGCCGCGCCCGCGCCCCAAGGTCACGCTGCCCGCGCACGAGAAGACCCTGGTCAGCATCGAGACCGACCCCGAGATGCCGAACACCACGGTGGCGCTGGTCTCGAAGCTGCCGCACCGGCCCGAGGCGAGCGCGCGCGACTACCGCCGGACCGTGGCCGAGCAGCTGGTCGGATCCATGCTGAACGCGCGCCTGGACGAGATCCGGCGCAAGCCCGACGCGCCGTTCCTGAGCGCCGTTTCCTCGACCAGCGGTCTCACGCGGACCGCGGACAGCTTCCGGCAGTCCGCCAGCGTGAAGGAGGACGGCGTCCTCGCGGGAATGGGCGCGCTGATCGAGGAGACGCTGCGGGTCGAGCGCCACGGCTTCACCAAGACCGAGCTCGAGCGCGCCAAGAGCCAGCTCTTGCGCGGCTTCCAGCAAGCGGCGAAGGAGCGCGCCAAGCGCGACGGCAGCGAGCTCGCCGCGGAGATCGTCCGCCACTTCTTCGAAGACGAGGCCATGCCCGGGCGCGAGGCGGAGCTCGCGTTGGTCGAGCGGTTCTTGCCGGAGCTCGGCCTCGAGGAGCTGAACGCGCTGGTCAAGTCCCTGAGCGGAGGCAGTCGCGTGCTGGTGGTCACGGGGCCCGCGAAGATGAACAAGCCCAGCGCGGACCAGCTCCTGGCGCTGCATCGCGAGGTGGCCGGGCGCAAGATCGAGGCCTACGTGGACGCCGGCCCCGGCGTGCCGCTGATGAAGGGCAGGCCGACGCCCGGCAGCGTGGTCAAGACCAGCAGCATCCCCGAGATCGGTGTCACGGAGTGGCGGCTCTCGAACGGCGTGCGCGTGATCGTGAAGCCCACCGACTTCAGCAACGATCAGGTGCGCGTGTCCGCCTTTTCTCCCGGTGGTCACTCCCTGGTCAAGGACGCCGACTGGAACGCGGCGCGCTTCGCCGACATCGTGATCGGCCAGGGTGGCCTCGGTCCGTTCGACGCCGTGCAGCTCCGGAAGGCTCTGGCCGGCAAGCTGGTCTCGGTGAGCGCCAGCATCGGCGAGCTCGAGGAGGGGCTCTCCGGTCGAGCGGCTCCGGCCGACCTCGAGACGCTCTTCCAGATGATGCACCTGGCGTTCGTGGCGCCGCGTCGCGATCCGGAGGCCTTCGCGGCCTGGCGCGTGCGCGAGTCCGAGAGCGTGAAGAACCGCCGGCTCTCCCCCGAGGGGACGTTCTTCGAGGAGATGGCCGTCTTCGCCTCGCAGAACCACCCGCGCCGCCGGCCGACCACGCCCGAGGTCGTGGAGAAGATCGACCTGGACAAGGCCCTGGCCGTCTACAAGGACCGCTTCGCCGATGCGAGCGACTTCACCTTCGTGTTCGTCGGCAACGTCGAGCTCGAGAAGCTCCAGCCGCTGGTCGAGGCGTACCTGGGCAGCTTGCCCGACAAGAAGCGCAAGGAGACCTGGCGCGACCCGAAGGTCGCGATGCCGGCCGGGGTGAAGACGAAGTCGGTGAAGAAGGGCAGCGAGCCCAAGGCCATGGTCACGCTCACCTTCCACGGCACGGAGAAGTGGTCGCGCGACACCGAGAACGACATGCGCATGCTGGGCGAGGTGCTGCGCCTGCGCCTGCGCCAGGTGCTGCGCGAGGACATGGGTGGTGTGTACGGTGTGCAGGTCGGCGGCGGCATCACGCGCCGGCCGCGGCAGGAGTATCGGTTCGGCGTGACCTTCGGCTGTTCGCCCGAAAACGTCGAGAAGCTGAAGCAGGCGGTGTTCGACGAAATCGCCGCGATCCAGAAGGACGGCACCACCGACGACTACATCGCCAAGATCAAGGAGGCGCGCCGGCGTGCCCACGAGACCGAGCTGAAGGACAACGGCTACTGGCTCAGGGAGCTCGAGCGCGCCTACGCGTTCGGCGACGACCCGCGCCTGATCCCGGACATCACTCCGATGCTGGAGAAGGTGAGCTCGGATCGCGTGCGCGCTGCGGCGAAGAAGTACATCTCGACGAAGCAGTACGTGCTGGGCGTGCTCACACCGGAGGGCTAG